The following are encoded in a window of Ignicoccus islandicus DSM 13165 genomic DNA:
- a CDS encoding helical backbone metal receptor, translated as MRLTIPLILLIAIPTLAIVIVSSSPITLIDALGRNVTIFNYPPKKVIALTPAIAESVCVMNCSKLVATVQPVDWPAQLVNATGSGRVTIIGTFWMPNIEKIALLEPDLVIADEGADLRMIGKLNELGFPVLFTKGGACDSIGCIERDLTLIGKAIGELDRAGEVVKWIEENVTKASEESLKYPLVKVVILFYPFSWGIYAVGNGTFISDLVNKLNAVNLIGQLGWPRITKEKLLSLNADVVILLSGKGIDPQGAVKDAKALGLRAKRICVIYGTYADVVQRPGPRISQAPWILLKALHALVKDPSGLYCSG; from the coding sequence GTGAGATTAACAATCCCGCTTATCCTTCTGATAGCTATCCCAACGCTAGCCATTGTAATTGTGTCCTCCTCACCCATTACGTTAATTGACGCGCTCGGGAGGAACGTAACTATATTTAATTACCCTCCTAAGAAGGTCATCGCCCTAACGCCGGCCATTGCGGAGAGCGTATGTGTAATGAACTGTTCGAAACTCGTAGCAACCGTTCAACCAGTCGATTGGCCAGCTCAATTGGTTAACGCGACCGGGAGTGGTAGGGTAACGATCATAGGAACGTTCTGGATGCCCAATATAGAAAAAATAGCTTTACTGGAACCGGACCTCGTAATAGCTGATGAAGGCGCTGACCTAAGGATGATAGGCAAACTCAACGAACTAGGCTTCCCAGTCCTCTTTACAAAGGGAGGCGCGTGTGACTCGATAGGCTGTATAGAGCGCGATTTAACCCTAATTGGAAAGGCTATCGGCGAACTCGATAGGGCAGGGGAAGTAGTTAAATGGATCGAGGAGAACGTAACCAAGGCCTCAGAGGAATCCTTGAAATATCCATTAGTGAAAGTAGTAATTCTCTTCTACCCGTTCTCCTGGGGCATCTATGCGGTAGGCAATGGAACTTTCATTAGCGATTTAGTCAATAAGCTGAACGCCGTAAACCTCATAGGACAACTAGGGTGGCCTAGGATAACCAAAGAGAAACTCCTATCATTAAATGCGGACGTAGTAATATTATTGAGTGGGAAAGGAATTGATCCGCAAGGGGCCGTTAAAGATGCTAAAGCCTTGGGCCTAAGGGCAAAGCGAATATGCGTAATCTATGGAACGTACGCGGACGTCGTTCAGAGACCGGGACCTCGGATAAGTCAAGCGCCATGGATACTACTAAAGGCTCTCCACGCGCTTGTAAAAGATCCATCTGGCTTGTATTGCTCTGGCTAG
- the fni gene encoding type 2 isopentenyl-diphosphate Delta-isomerase has product METRTRKLDHLRITLLNDVEAGDTWFKYVKLIHRAAPELDLNEVDTRIELFGKTLNAPIIVTGMTGGNEHSAKINATIAEVVEELGLGMGVGSQRAAIEDPSLSWTYRIAREKAPNALLIANIGAPQLLKGYGVTEIKKAIEMIDADAIAIHLNAAQEAFQPEGDVDFKGIIDKVAEIVDELDTPVIIKETGAGIDYETAKAFNEVGIQAFDVSGCGGTSWVKVEMYRAYEKGEEELGLAASWLSDWGIPTAASIMEVRTAAPNSIIIGSGGIRNGMEAAKALALGADVVGVALPALKAAYAGKEELRKFMKAMMIAIKAALFLTSSPNAEEIKGKAVIFGPLKEWIIERGLYEYWLGSNKPKRK; this is encoded by the coding sequence ATGGAAACTAGGACCAGAAAGCTAGATCACCTGAGGATTACTTTACTGAACGACGTAGAGGCCGGGGATACTTGGTTTAAGTACGTTAAATTGATTCACCGCGCTGCACCGGAACTCGACCTCAACGAAGTGGACACGCGAATCGAACTATTCGGCAAAACGCTTAACGCACCAATTATCGTAACTGGGATGACTGGTGGCAACGAGCATAGCGCCAAGATAAACGCGACCATTGCGGAAGTCGTTGAGGAATTGGGACTGGGAATGGGGGTAGGCAGCCAGAGGGCTGCTATAGAGGACCCCTCGCTTTCTTGGACATATAGAATAGCGAGGGAAAAGGCCCCTAACGCTTTACTCATAGCAAACATAGGCGCGCCTCAGTTATTGAAGGGTTACGGCGTAACTGAAATTAAAAAAGCAATAGAAATGATCGACGCTGATGCAATAGCGATACACTTGAACGCTGCCCAAGAAGCCTTCCAGCCAGAAGGCGATGTTGACTTCAAGGGAATAATAGACAAAGTCGCAGAAATCGTCGATGAGTTAGACACGCCGGTAATAATTAAGGAAACCGGAGCTGGAATAGATTACGAAACCGCAAAGGCATTCAATGAAGTGGGTATCCAAGCCTTCGACGTTTCCGGTTGTGGCGGAACCAGCTGGGTGAAAGTCGAAATGTATAGAGCATACGAGAAGGGCGAGGAAGAGTTGGGCTTAGCGGCTTCCTGGTTAAGCGACTGGGGAATTCCCACTGCCGCTTCCATAATGGAAGTTAGGACTGCGGCTCCAAACTCGATAATAATAGGGTCCGGTGGAATTAGAAATGGTATGGAAGCAGCGAAGGCGCTAGCGCTAGGTGCAGACGTAGTTGGAGTAGCGCTACCTGCTCTCAAGGCAGCCTATGCCGGGAAAGAGGAGTTAAGGAAGTTCATGAAGGCAATGATGATAGCGATAAAAGCAGCTCTATTCTTAACGTCTAGTCCGAACGCCGAAGAGATAAAAGGAAAGGCGGTAATATTCGGTCCACTTAAAGAGTGGATTATAGAGAGAGGCCTCTACGAATATTGGTTGGGATCGAACAAACCGAAAAGAAAATAA
- the hypD gene encoding hydrogenase formation protein HypD: protein MRNARLRGTTSKDYETKVIEESVRAIEKLLPIALEKKGKDVIKVMHVCGTHEHTVTHNGLRSLVPPQLEIIAGPGCPVCITPASAVDEMIKLSLEGVRVYAYGDVYKLPGTKGSLATARARGGDVKVVYGFLDAMKDAREHGKEAVFFGVGFETTVPTVASPVYLGKVPENLKIFSVYRLTAPGLDKALEAHKDLGVPLDGIIAPGHVSSIIGANAWKYLPEKYGLPTVVAGFEAYDYMVALVWLLKQIVKGEARLENEYSRVVKPEGNVIAWKRVNEVFYVTDAYWRGIGVLPNSGLEFRDAYSKYDASKEYGLEVKPTERELPPGCKCAQINLGIAKPTDCPHFKKTCTPTNPIGPCMVSDEGTCAIWAKFGGGELIRTLAKELGL from the coding sequence TTGCGCAACGCGAGATTAAGGGGAACGACCTCGAAGGACTACGAGACTAAAGTAATTGAAGAAAGCGTCAGAGCTATTGAGAAATTACTACCGATAGCGTTGGAGAAGAAGGGAAAAGACGTTATTAAGGTAATGCACGTATGCGGAACCCATGAACATACTGTGACTCACAACGGTCTCAGGAGCCTGGTTCCACCTCAGCTGGAGATAATTGCCGGACCGGGTTGTCCAGTTTGCATAACCCCCGCTTCGGCCGTAGACGAAATGATAAAGCTCTCCCTTGAAGGAGTTCGAGTATACGCTTACGGCGACGTTTACAAGCTACCGGGGACGAAGGGAAGTTTAGCTACTGCTAGGGCGAGAGGCGGAGACGTAAAGGTCGTTTACGGTTTTCTAGACGCAATGAAAGACGCAAGGGAACACGGCAAAGAAGCCGTTTTCTTCGGAGTGGGTTTCGAAACAACTGTTCCAACGGTTGCGTCTCCGGTGTATTTAGGAAAGGTTCCCGAGAACTTAAAGATATTCTCAGTATATAGATTAACTGCTCCGGGGCTCGATAAAGCGTTGGAAGCTCACAAGGACCTAGGCGTACCTCTTGATGGAATAATTGCTCCGGGTCACGTTTCATCGATTATAGGTGCGAACGCGTGGAAGTATCTACCAGAGAAATACGGGTTACCTACAGTTGTAGCGGGTTTCGAAGCGTACGATTACATGGTAGCTCTAGTTTGGTTATTAAAGCAGATAGTGAAGGGCGAAGCTAGACTGGAGAACGAGTATTCGAGGGTAGTAAAACCAGAAGGCAACGTGATCGCATGGAAGAGGGTTAACGAAGTGTTCTATGTAACGGATGCCTATTGGAGAGGGATAGGCGTCCTACCGAATAGCGGCTTAGAATTTAGGGACGCATACTCTAAGTACGATGCTTCAAAGGAGTATGGTCTCGAAGTGAAACCGACTGAACGGGAGCTACCGCCGGGATGCAAGTGCGCTCAAATAAACTTGGGAATAGCTAAACCTACCGATTGTCCTCATTTCAAGAAGACTTGTACGCCTACCAATCCCATTGGTCCGTGTATGGTGAGCGATGAAGGTACGTGCGCTATATGGGCTAAGTTCGGAGGAGGAGAACTCATAAGGACGCTCGCGAAAGAATTGGGGCTCTGA
- a CDS encoding tRNA (cytidine(56)-2'-O)-methyltransferase translates to MKVYVLRIGHRPERDKRITTHVALVARAFGASGFLLNPCDEKIIEKIRETESRWGRFLEEIECVRSPLDYVRKWKESRGKVVHLTMYGMKLDEAIEEIKDTKSDLLLIVGAEKVPREYYDLADWNVSVGNQPHSEVAALAVFLDRLFDGKELYREPANPQIKIVPSRRGKRVVKGSEDSEGASR, encoded by the coding sequence TTGAAGGTTTACGTGCTTCGAATAGGGCATAGACCTGAGAGGGACAAAAGGATAACGACTCACGTAGCACTGGTAGCGAGAGCCTTTGGAGCTAGCGGTTTCTTGCTCAATCCATGTGACGAAAAGATAATAGAGAAAATAAGGGAGACTGAGTCCAGATGGGGTCGTTTCTTAGAAGAGATAGAATGTGTTAGATCGCCACTAGATTACGTTAGGAAATGGAAAGAGTCGCGCGGAAAGGTAGTTCACCTAACTATGTATGGAATGAAGCTCGACGAAGCAATAGAAGAGATAAAGGATACCAAGAGCGATCTATTGCTAATAGTGGGTGCAGAGAAAGTTCCCAGGGAATACTATGATCTCGCCGATTGGAACGTTTCTGTAGGTAACCAGCCACACTCGGAGGTGGCAGCGTTAGCCGTTTTCTTGGACAGGTTGTTTGATGGTAAGGAGCTCTACAGAGAGCCTGCGAACCCTCAAATTAAGATAGTTCCTTCGAGAAGGGGAAAAAGGGTGGTTAAAGGAAGTGAAGACTCCGAAGGAGCTTCTAGATGA
- a CDS encoding DNA cytosine methyltransferase yields the protein MKKSLFDLFSGAGGFALGFERSGFESVIGVDNDRAAIRSYAANHKKALALNEDISKLSSRVLERLGGTPDVIIGSPPCEPYTAANPKREINPLDRLYKDPIGRLVLHFIRIVGDLKPKVFVMENVKGLIEGELKRAIANEFKRVGYEKVYFNVLRAEDYCVPSHRVRVFVSNVPIKPKPICKRPVTVEEALKDLPQPNREWPPNHEPPSLSTKQLKRIAKIKWGGALIHYRGSGGRLYPNMVRLHPKKLAPTVLGSSRFIHPYENRILTVREQARLMSYPDNFIFLGGRDSQYNQVGESVPPLLAEVIANVVREHL from the coding sequence ATGAAGAAAAGTCTCTTTGATTTGTTCTCGGGGGCCGGTGGATTCGCTCTCGGTTTCGAAAGGAGCGGTTTCGAGAGCGTTATTGGGGTTGATAACGATAGGGCAGCTATAAGGAGCTATGCAGCTAATCACAAGAAGGCCCTTGCATTAAATGAAGACATTTCCAAGCTATCGTCCAGAGTTCTAGAAAGACTTGGAGGCACACCGGACGTGATAATTGGTTCCCCACCGTGCGAACCCTATACTGCAGCTAACCCGAAAAGGGAAATCAATCCCTTAGATAGGCTCTATAAGGATCCAATAGGTAGATTGGTTCTTCATTTTATAAGAATCGTGGGGGACTTGAAACCAAAGGTTTTCGTCATGGAAAACGTGAAAGGTCTCATCGAAGGAGAACTCAAGAGGGCAATAGCTAACGAGTTCAAGAGGGTTGGTTACGAGAAGGTGTATTTCAATGTACTTAGAGCAGAGGATTACTGCGTGCCATCTCATAGGGTTCGGGTTTTCGTCTCAAACGTTCCAATAAAACCTAAGCCAATATGCAAGAGGCCCGTAACTGTAGAAGAGGCCTTGAAAGATCTCCCTCAGCCGAATAGGGAGTGGCCACCGAATCACGAGCCCCCTTCACTTTCCACTAAACAGTTAAAGAGGATAGCAAAAATTAAGTGGGGAGGGGCTCTGATACACTATAGAGGGAGTGGCGGAAGGTTGTACCCTAACATGGTTAGACTTCACCCCAAGAAACTGGCGCCCACAGTATTGGGAAGTAGCAGGTTCATACACCCATATGAGAATAGGATCCTAACTGTTAGAGAGCAAGCTAGATTAATGAGCTATCCAGACAATTTCATCTTCCTAGGGGGAAGGGACTCGCAATACAACCAAGTGGGCGAGTCCGTACCCCCATTACTGGCAGAGGTGATAGCCAATGTCGTCCGAGAACACTTGTAA
- the hypE gene encoding hydrogenase expression/formation protein HypE, whose product MPRTKRLLKLNLISNGLKSTEVDSLSVTLAIGSGGKDTEDFVKRFILPLFKLRSLGGVGLEDMEDGATIPIGDGKHLVISIDSYTVNPPFFPGGNIGKLAASGSLNDVAVMGAEPKALMDAIIVEEGFPLRDLKTILNSMAEVANSMDVALLGGDTKVMPKGSIDKIVIATVGIGIAEEPLLTLDRARPGDKIIVTGPVGDHGATILALQFNLKVETLKSDVRPIWSAVRALRKFGDNLRSAKDPTRGGLAMALNEIAERSGNSIVVYEDAIPMKNEVRTYAEMLGVEPLALASEGQAIFVVDPSIEEEALEALRKEGYEEARTIGEVKGGKSGYVVLKTRVGGLRILEKPIGELVPRIC is encoded by the coding sequence TTGCCGAGAACGAAGAGGTTACTCAAACTTAATTTAATTTCAAACGGTCTCAAGTCTACTGAGGTGGATTCGTTGAGTGTTACCTTAGCAATAGGTTCTGGAGGAAAGGATACGGAAGACTTCGTAAAGAGATTCATTCTACCGCTCTTTAAGCTAAGAAGCTTGGGGGGAGTAGGCCTAGAGGACATGGAAGACGGTGCTACCATTCCAATTGGCGATGGAAAACATTTAGTAATCAGTATCGATAGCTACACTGTTAATCCGCCTTTCTTCCCTGGGGGTAACATAGGCAAGCTGGCTGCCTCCGGGTCCTTAAACGACGTCGCTGTCATGGGAGCGGAGCCGAAGGCTCTCATGGACGCAATTATAGTTGAAGAGGGTTTCCCTTTGAGGGATTTAAAGACCATATTAAATTCGATGGCTGAAGTAGCGAATTCCATGGACGTCGCGTTATTAGGCGGTGACACGAAGGTTATGCCTAAGGGAAGCATTGACAAGATAGTCATTGCTACCGTTGGAATAGGTATCGCTGAAGAACCCTTGCTAACTCTCGACCGGGCCCGTCCAGGGGACAAGATCATAGTAACCGGACCCGTTGGAGATCACGGAGCCACTATCCTGGCGCTCCAGTTCAACCTTAAAGTTGAGACGCTCAAAAGCGACGTCAGACCGATTTGGAGTGCAGTAAGGGCATTAAGGAAGTTCGGAGACAACTTGAGAAGCGCTAAGGACCCCACGAGAGGAGGTCTAGCGATGGCTTTAAACGAAATAGCCGAGAGATCGGGCAATAGCATAGTGGTCTACGAAGACGCAATACCAATGAAGAACGAAGTGAGGACCTATGCTGAAATGCTTGGGGTTGAACCTCTCGCTCTGGCTTCGGAAGGACAAGCAATTTTCGTAGTAGATCCATCTATAGAAGAAGAGGCGTTAGAGGCCTTAAGGAAGGAAGGCTACGAGGAAGCCAGGACTATAGGCGAGGTAAAGGGAGGCAAGAGCGGCTACGTTGTTCTAAAGACCCGGGTAGGAGGTCTAAGGATATTAGAAAAGCCCATAGGCGAACTAGTTCCTAGGATATGTTAA
- a CDS encoding M24 family metallopeptidase: MYAEQSYRRKVELLKRNGCVIIASPSNVRWLVGTEGGIVLIDETKEVMVAPKLELDRIRKSVEWIEVIEGPRGSLWKKVRDLCSGPYYADLAYLNYSQANSLVSEFKAKDVSKEIARLRRSKDEYELKTIKSALKIAEDAFKITWEELREGITELQAAGILEMRMRELGAQEYAFNTISAFGENSAEPHHIPSARKWGLNEIALFDFGAVVNGFRSDITRTFAPDRRSEWMIAVLEAVNESMKAVREGVRASDIDAIARNVLKEYGYEKAFIHGLGHGVGADIHEPPYLSPSSNDVLVEGDVVTIEPGIYFQGEGGIRVEQMVVVKRNGWEVLNELPALWY; this comes from the coding sequence TTGTACGCGGAACAATCTTACAGGAGAAAGGTTGAGTTACTGAAAAGGAATGGATGTGTAATAATAGCTAGTCCATCTAATGTGAGGTGGTTAGTGGGCACGGAAGGAGGCATCGTTCTAATAGATGAAACGAAGGAAGTCATGGTCGCCCCGAAATTAGAACTAGATAGGATAAGGAAATCCGTCGAGTGGATAGAGGTAATAGAAGGCCCAAGAGGTTCTCTCTGGAAGAAAGTAAGAGATCTATGCAGTGGTCCATACTATGCGGACTTAGCCTATTTGAACTACTCTCAAGCCAATTCACTAGTAAGTGAATTTAAGGCGAAGGACGTCTCGAAAGAGATAGCGAGGCTAAGAAGGTCTAAGGACGAATACGAGCTTAAGACAATTAAGTCAGCCTTGAAAATAGCCGAAGATGCCTTCAAAATAACTTGGGAAGAGTTGAGAGAAGGCATTACGGAGCTTCAAGCCGCCGGCATACTTGAGATGCGCATGAGGGAATTAGGTGCTCAAGAATACGCGTTCAATACCATCTCAGCCTTCGGCGAGAACTCGGCGGAGCCTCATCACATACCAAGCGCTAGGAAGTGGGGCTTAAACGAGATCGCGCTCTTCGATTTCGGTGCCGTAGTGAATGGATTCCGAAGCGATATCACGAGAACGTTCGCACCAGATAGAAGATCTGAATGGATGATAGCTGTACTTGAGGCAGTCAACGAATCGATGAAGGCTGTGAGGGAAGGCGTTCGAGCCTCTGATATAGACGCAATAGCTAGAAACGTCTTGAAAGAGTACGGTTACGAGAAAGCGTTTATCCATGGTCTCGGACACGGTGTTGGGGCTGATATTCACGAACCACCTTATCTCTCGCCCTCATCTAACGACGTGCTAGTTGAAGGAGATGTAGTTACAATAGAGCCCGGCATTTACTTCCAAGGGGAAGGTGGAATTAGAGTAGAGCAAATGGTAGTAGTAAAGAGGAACGGCTGGGAAGTTTTAAACGAGCTTCCCGCATTATGGTATTGA
- a CDS encoding universal stress protein: MEKVLLAYDGSKPSKDALNFTKDFAKKLNAKVYVLYVINVDVATELFGEYHGKIAEELEEKAKEVINEAVNVLKESGIEAEGVIDAGTPAEKIVENAKKFDVYVIILGAHGYSGIKKLLIGSTSEKVIRLSDRPVLIVK; the protein is encoded by the coding sequence TTGGAGAAGGTTCTACTGGCTTACGATGGTTCAAAGCCTTCAAAGGACGCCCTGAACTTCACTAAAGACTTCGCGAAGAAGTTGAACGCGAAAGTCTACGTCCTTTACGTAATAAACGTCGACGTTGCAACAGAACTTTTCGGCGAATATCACGGTAAAATAGCTGAGGAGCTGGAGGAGAAAGCCAAGGAAGTTATCAATGAGGCAGTGAACGTGTTGAAAGAAAGTGGGATAGAAGCTGAAGGCGTAATCGATGCCGGTACTCCTGCGGAGAAGATAGTTGAAAATGCCAAGAAATTTGACGTCTACGTAATAATTCTAGGTGCGCACGGTTATAGTGGTATAAAGAAGTTGTTAATTGGAAGCACTTCTGAGAAGGTTATTCGGTTAAGCGATAGACCCGTGCTAATAGTTAAGTGA
- a CDS encoding DUF485 domain-containing protein: MEVVRNIELTVIVPYLIIYFGMAVLFGGLKDVAGTPIAGGLTVGLLYALLMFPITWGTVLLYTYLRGKERR, encoded by the coding sequence GTGGAGGTAGTGAGGAACATAGAGTTAACGGTGATTGTACCATACTTGATAATATACTTCGGAATGGCCGTACTCTTCGGCGGTCTAAAGGATGTTGCCGGAACACCGATTGCTGGCGGACTGACCGTTGGATTGCTCTACGCTTTGCTAATGTTCCCCATAACCTGGGGAACTGTTCTCCTATACACTTACCTAAGAGGTAAGGAGAGGAGGTGA
- a CDS encoding cation acetate symporter, protein MFSIVALIMVIVVAAVTMGIAWWSYKRVRSIQDFYAAGRSVPWILIAWALTSNYLSAASFLGVAGGISNFGLDRVWDPIGYFAGWVLVLVIAAEYIRKIGKFTVADVLNERYVGSKELRALAMISTVIISTFYMIPQMIGAGSLMSLLLDWPYHVAVVVVGAIVVLVVMMGGIRSTVYSQVFQALVLWFAMLAIFLGYLAFFGGPSAIIDKAYQVPPPAIAKKLVSQELLKSYVPSLDNIKFTEALEKSLQLAGQIIEKNPDVIRLVQPGAFARDIWNQLSLALGIILGTMGLPHILIYFYTVPRPEDARKGTVGAIFNIGLFYLFSIFVGFAAGTVLFSLITYWLVTGYAPWAKNMPVVVSGKILGGEFLMGLAAAGAFAAILSTVGGLMVAATNSVAYDLYTNIIKRGEASEEEQLLVARIVAIIVGAIAIIGGLVLKGFDVSYLVVLAFGIAASSFATTLIMTLWWKDFTRQGALASMLVGLIVAVLFVLLRLGGAKALGPIPVLVQPALYSVPASFIAGIVVSKLTSEKGKEGFLEEIHS, encoded by the coding sequence ATGTTCTCGATAGTAGCTCTCATAATGGTTATAGTAGTTGCTGCCGTAACTATGGGTATAGCTTGGTGGAGCTATAAAAGAGTGAGGAGCATTCAAGACTTCTACGCTGCTGGTAGATCCGTGCCGTGGATACTAATTGCGTGGGCATTGACTTCCAACTACCTCAGCGCCGCTTCCTTCTTGGGAGTGGCTGGAGGTATCAGTAACTTCGGGTTGGATAGAGTATGGGACCCTATAGGGTACTTCGCCGGATGGGTGCTCGTATTAGTAATCGCGGCTGAGTACATAAGGAAGATCGGTAAATTCACTGTGGCTGACGTACTGAACGAAAGATACGTAGGCTCTAAGGAGCTAAGAGCTTTAGCAATGATATCAACTGTAATTATTTCGACGTTCTACATGATACCACAAATGATTGGTGCAGGCTCTCTGATGAGCCTACTCCTCGACTGGCCCTATCACGTAGCTGTTGTAGTAGTTGGAGCAATAGTAGTACTAGTAGTCATGATGGGCGGTATAAGATCCACTGTATACAGCCAAGTGTTCCAAGCGCTCGTATTATGGTTCGCAATGCTAGCTATATTCCTAGGTTACCTAGCGTTCTTCGGCGGTCCTAGCGCGATAATCGATAAAGCCTATCAGGTACCACCACCGGCAATAGCTAAGAAACTGGTTTCCCAAGAGCTACTTAAGAGCTACGTGCCCTCCCTAGATAACATAAAGTTCACTGAAGCACTAGAGAAGAGTCTGCAACTGGCTGGTCAGATAATTGAGAAGAACCCGGATGTAATAAGACTCGTCCAACCTGGTGCGTTCGCTAGAGACATATGGAACCAGTTGAGCTTGGCCTTAGGTATAATACTAGGAACCATGGGCCTGCCACACATTCTAATCTACTTCTATACGGTACCGAGACCCGAAGATGCAAGGAAGGGAACGGTTGGAGCGATATTCAACATAGGTCTGTTCTACCTATTCTCTATATTCGTTGGATTCGCCGCCGGTACAGTGCTCTTCTCATTGATAACCTACTGGCTCGTGACCGGCTACGCTCCGTGGGCAAAGAACATGCCAGTGGTCGTAAGTGGAAAGATATTGGGTGGTGAATTCCTCATGGGTCTAGCCGCTGCTGGAGCATTCGCTGCGATCCTCTCAACCGTAGGAGGTCTAATGGTGGCCGCAACAAACAGCGTCGCATATGATCTCTATACAAACATAATAAAGAGAGGAGAGGCTAGTGAAGAGGAACAACTCCTCGTGGCCAGGATAGTAGCAATAATAGTTGGTGCAATAGCGATAATAGGTGGACTAGTCCTAAAGGGATTCGACGTATCCTACTTAGTAGTCCTAGCGTTCGGTATCGCCGCCAGCTCCTTCGCAACTACTCTAATAATGACCTTATGGTGGAAAGACTTCACTAGGCAAGGAGCTCTAGCGTCAATGTTGGTAGGTCTAATAGTAGCAGTTCTATTCGTATTACTGAGACTAGGGGGTGCCAAGGCCTT